One uncultured Gellertiella sp. genomic window carries:
- a CDS encoding antitoxin Xre-like helix-turn-helix domain-containing protein, whose protein sequence is MALVSVPLVVSPSAEEDAAIVRAVVRAVDLWGLSNREASVLFDVPIATWNRMKAGLFRGRLDQDKRTRASLIIGIFKGLRLFFNGPLTYGWLKMPNSGPLFQSRPPLEFMLAGGIPALLKVRRTIDAMRGGL, encoded by the coding sequence ATGGCGCTTGTGTCCGTTCCGCTTGTGGTTTCGCCCTCGGCTGAAGAGGACGCTGCCATCGTCAGGGCCGTGGTGCGGGCGGTGGATCTCTGGGGTCTTTCCAATCGTGAGGCGTCGGTGCTGTTCGACGTGCCGATTGCCACCTGGAACCGGATGAAGGCGGGCCTGTTTCGCGGGCGGCTCGACCAGGACAAGCGGACGCGCGCCAGCCTGATCATTGGCATCTTCAAGGGTTTGCGGCTGTTTTTCAACGGGCCGCTCACCTATGGCTGGCTGAAAATGCCGAATTCCGGGCCGTTGTTCCAGTCCCGCCCGCCGCTGGAATTCATGCTGGCGGGCGGCATTCCGGCCCTGCTCAAGGTTCGCCGCACGATAGATGCGATGCGCGGTGGCCTGTGA
- a CDS encoding RES family NAD+ phosphorylase yields the protein MREEGQQIPEADFYDPLTVRLIPAACIDEPALAPLVDDADELDILHRLEAQTSARLAPAALPDGVDPAELLNAAHGYGWTCVNAAFCHARPGGSRFNGGDRGAWYAAFGPAARDTCRAEVIFHRTRILAEAGCFEDVGCYRELIAGFTCRFHDLRPFPGLAALGTDTGLAYPKGQALAEAIRREGGNGLLYPSARHQGGTCLAALRPSVIQNIRQGDSVVFRWQGKAEPEIVAAA from the coding sequence GTGAGGGAAGAAGGCCAGCAGATCCCGGAGGCCGATTTTTACGATCCCTTAACCGTCAGGCTGATCCCCGCCGCCTGTATCGATGAACCCGCACTGGCCCCGCTGGTGGATGATGCGGATGAACTTGATATTCTCCACCGGCTGGAAGCGCAGACCTCGGCCCGCCTTGCGCCCGCCGCGCTGCCGGATGGCGTCGATCCCGCCGAATTGCTGAATGCCGCGCATGGCTATGGCTGGACCTGTGTGAATGCCGCCTTCTGCCATGCCCGGCCCGGCGGCAGCCGCTTCAATGGCGGGGATCGCGGCGCCTGGTATGCAGCCTTCGGTCCGGCGGCAAGGGACACATGCCGGGCCGAGGTGATCTTTCACCGGACACGGATTCTGGCCGAAGCCGGCTGTTTCGAGGATGTCGGCTGCTACCGCGAACTGATCGCGGGGTTCACCTGCCGCTTTCACGATCTGCGTCCCTTTCCGGGGCTTGCCGCGCTCGGTACGGATACCGGGCTTGCCTATCCCAAGGGGCAGGCGCTGGCAGAGGCGATCCGGCGGGAAGGGGGCAACGGGCTTCTCTATCCCTCGGCCCGCCATCAAGGTGGAACCTGCCTTGCGGCGCTGCGCCCGTCGGTCATCCAGAACATCCGCCAGGGCGACAGCGTGGTGTTTCGCTGGCAGGGAAAGGCCGAGCCGGAAATCGTCGCTGCCGCTTGA
- the ileS gene encoding isoleucine--tRNA ligase: protein MSDTQTETKIDYSKTLYLPETEFPMRAGLPQKEPEMVARWQKMGLYRQLRASAAGRVKFVLHDGPPYANGNIHIGHALNKILKDVIVRSFQMRGRDANYVPGWDCHGLPIEWKIEEKYREKGKNKDEVPVNEFRQECRDFASHWIGVQSEEFRRLGIEGDFDNPYTTMAFHAEARIAGELLKIAKSGQLYRGSKPVMWSVVERTALAEAEVEYQDYESDTIWVKFPVQQGPADLGDAFVVIWTTTPWTIPGNRAIAFSSRYPYGLYEVETAQNDFGPQPGEKLVFATRLADDCAAKAKVTLKFIRDVDGAELAAITCAHPLAALGYDFRVPLLDGDHVTDDAGTGFVHTAPSHGREDFDAWIASARELEARDISAKIPFPVDDAGFYTSDAPGFGPDREEGPARVLDDKGKKGDANDAVIKALIAAGTLFARGRLKHTYPHSWRSKKPVIFRNTPQWFVYMDKSLDDGRTLRERALSAIDDTRFVPSAGQNRLRAMIETRPDWVLSRQRAWGVPIAVFCDEQGEILVDEAVNARILSAFEAEGADAWFAAGARERFLGERASEPWKQVMDILDVWFDSGSTHTFTLEDRPDLKWPADVYLEGSDQHRGWFHSSLLESAATRGRAPYDAVITHGFTMDEKGQKMSKSLGNVVSPQDVMKESGADILRLWVMTTDYWEDQRLGKTIIQTNIDAYRKLRNTIRWMLGTLAHDTGEEIAHADMPELEQLMLHRLAELDRVVRDGYDAFDFKKISRALIDFSNVELSAFYFDVRKDALYCDAPSSLRRRASLAVIRQVFHCLVTWLAPMLPFTTEESWLSRYPGATSVHLEQFPEVPAAWLNPALAEKWDKIRTVRKVVTGALEIERREKRIGSSLEAAPVVHVADAGLLAALAGEDFAEICITSAISVVAGEGPAAAFRLEDGTKVAVEPVPASGRKCARSWRITADVGSDPAYPDVSARDALALRELGIAPAAA, encoded by the coding sequence ATGAGCGATACCCAGACCGAGACCAAGATCGACTATTCGAAGACCCTCTACCTGCCCGAAACCGAATTTCCGATGCGTGCGGGCCTGCCGCAGAAGGAGCCGGAAATGGTGGCCCGCTGGCAGAAGATGGGGCTCTACAGGCAATTGCGCGCCTCCGCCGCCGGGCGGGTGAAATTCGTGCTGCATGACGGCCCTCCCTATGCCAATGGCAATATCCATATCGGCCATGCGCTGAACAAGATCCTGAAGGACGTCATCGTCCGCTCCTTCCAGATGCGCGGCCGCGATGCCAATTACGTGCCGGGCTGGGATTGCCACGGCCTGCCGATCGAATGGAAGATCGAGGAGAAATACCGCGAAAAGGGCAAGAACAAGGACGAGGTTCCGGTCAACGAATTCCGCCAGGAATGCCGCGACTTTGCCAGCCACTGGATCGGCGTGCAGTCGGAAGAGTTCCGTCGCCTCGGCATCGAGGGCGATTTCGACAATCCCTACACCACCATGGCCTTCCACGCCGAAGCCCGCATCGCCGGCGAATTGCTGAAGATCGCCAAAAGCGGCCAGCTCTATCGCGGCTCCAAGCCGGTGATGTGGTCGGTGGTCGAACGCACCGCGCTGGCCGAAGCCGAGGTCGAGTATCAGGATTACGAGAGCGACACGATCTGGGTGAAGTTCCCGGTTCAGCAAGGCCCGGCAGATCTCGGCGACGCCTTCGTCGTGATCTGGACCACCACCCCCTGGACCATCCCCGGCAACCGCGCCATCGCCTTTTCGTCCCGCTATCCCTACGGCCTCTACGAGGTCGAGACGGCGCAGAACGATTTCGGGCCGCAGCCGGGTGAAAAGCTGGTCTTCGCCACCCGTCTCGCCGACGATTGCGCCGCCAAGGCCAAGGTGACGCTGAAATTCATCCGCGATGTCGACGGCGCGGAACTTGCCGCCATCACCTGCGCCCATCCGCTGGCAGCGCTTGGCTATGATTTCAGGGTGCCGCTGCTCGATGGCGATCATGTCACCGATGATGCCGGTACCGGTTTCGTCCATACCGCGCCGAGCCATGGCCGCGAGGACTTTGATGCCTGGATTGCGTCGGCCCGCGAACTCGAAGCGCGCGACATCTCCGCCAAGATCCCGTTCCCGGTCGATGATGCCGGATTCTACACCTCGGATGCGCCGGGCTTCGGTCCGGATCGCGAGGAGGGACCGGCCCGGGTTCTCGACGACAAGGGCAAGAAGGGTGATGCCAATGATGCGGTGATCAAGGCGCTGATTGCCGCCGGCACGCTCTTTGCCCGTGGTCGGCTGAAGCACACCTATCCCCATTCCTGGCGCTCGAAGAAGCCGGTGATCTTCCGCAACACGCCGCAATGGTTCGTCTATATGGACAAGAGCCTCGACGACGGCAGGACCTTGCGCGAGCGGGCGCTGTCGGCGATCGACGATACCCGTTTCGTGCCCTCGGCCGGCCAGAACCGGCTGCGCGCCATGATCGAGACCCGGCCCGACTGGGTTCTGTCGCGCCAGCGCGCCTGGGGCGTGCCGATTGCCGTCTTCTGTGACGAACAGGGCGAAATCCTGGTCGATGAGGCGGTCAATGCCCGCATCCTTTCCGCCTTCGAGGCCGAAGGGGCGGATGCCTGGTTTGCCGCAGGCGCCCGCGAGCGCTTCCTCGGTGAGCGGGCCTCTGAACCCTGGAAGCAGGTCATGGACATTCTCGATGTCTGGTTTGATTCCGGCTCCACCCACACCTTCACGCTGGAAGACCGCCCGGATCTCAAGTGGCCGGCCGATGTCTATCTGGAAGGGTCCGACCAGCATCGCGGCTGGTTCCATTCCTCGCTGCTCGAAAGTGCCGCCACCCGTGGCCGCGCCCCCTATGATGCCGTCATCACCCATGGTTTCACCATGGATGAGAAGGGGCAGAAGATGTCGAAGTCGCTCGGCAACGTCGTCTCGCCGCAGGACGTGATGAAGGAATCGGGTGCCGATATCCTGCGCCTCTGGGTAATGACCACCGATTACTGGGAAGACCAGCGCCTCGGCAAGACGATCATCCAGACCAATATCGATGCCTATCGCAAGCTGCGCAACACCATCCGCTGGATGCTCGGCACCCTCGCACATGACACGGGCGAGGAGATCGCCCATGCCGACATGCCGGAACTCGAACAGCTGATGCTGCACCGGCTGGCCGAACTCGACCGGGTGGTGCGCGACGGCTATGACGCCTTCGACTTCAAGAAGATCTCGCGCGCGCTCATTGATTTCTCCAATGTCGAGCTGTCGGCCTTCTATTTCGACGTCCGCAAGGATGCGCTCTATTGCGACGCACCGTCGAGCCTGCGCCGCCGGGCATCGCTGGCCGTCATCCGTCAGGTGTTCCATTGCCTCGTCACCTGGCTGGCGCCGATGCTGCCCTTTACCACCGAGGAATCCTGGCTGTCGCGTTACCCCGGGGCGACCTCGGTGCATCTGGAACAGTTCCCCGAGGTGCCCGCCGCCTGGCTCAATCCGGCGCTGGCGGAAAAATGGGACAAGATCCGCACGGTGCGCAAGGTGGTGACCGGCGCGCTCGAAATCGAGCGCCGAGAAAAGCGCATCGGCTCGTCGCTGGAAGCAGCCCCCGTCGTCCATGTCGCCGATGCCGGGCTGCTGGCCGCGCTTGCGGGCGAGGACTTTGCCGAGATCTGCATCACCTCCGCCATTTCCGTGGTGGCAGGCGAAGGTCCGGCAGCTGCCTTCCGGCTGGAAGATGGCACAAAGGTCGCGGTCGAACCGGTGCCGGCCTCGGGCCGCAAATGCGCCCGCTCCTGGCGGATCACCGCCGATGTCGGCTCGGATCCCGCCTATCCCGATGTCTCGGCCCGCGATGCTTTGGCGCTTCGCGAGCTGGGCATTGCACCGGCTGCGGCATAA
- a CDS encoding GNAT family N-acetyltransferase → MSLVIRDAVADDAATILRFIRELAAYEHAEHEVEATEETIRQSIFGAGSVAHALICEIDGKPAGFAVWFYNYSTWQARKGLYLEDLYISSEFRGTGAGKQMLKRLAAIALEQGCGRFEWSVLDWNEPAIRVYKAIGAEPQAEWLRFRLCGQALKDFAG, encoded by the coding sequence ATGTCTTTAGTGATCCGGGACGCTGTTGCCGATGATGCCGCAACCATCCTGCGCTTTATCCGCGAACTCGCCGCCTATGAGCATGCCGAACACGAGGTCGAGGCGACCGAAGAGACGATCCGCCAGTCGATCTTCGGGGCAGGATCTGTCGCCCATGCGCTGATTTGCGAAATTGACGGAAAACCGGCGGGTTTTGCCGTCTGGTTCTACAATTACTCCACCTGGCAGGCGCGCAAGGGGCTCTATCTCGAAGATCTCTACATCTCGTCCGAGTTTCGCGGCACCGGCGCGGGCAAGCAGATGCTGAAGCGTCTGGCGGCAATCGCGCTGGAACAGGGCTGCGGCCGGTTCGAATGGAGCGTGCTCGACTGGAACGAACCAGCCATCCGGGTCTACAAGGCTATCGGGGCCGAACCGCAGGCCGAGTGGCTGCGCTTCCGGCTCTGTGGTCAGGCGCTGAAGGATTTTGCGGGCTGA
- a CDS encoding nucleoside deaminase, producing MPETNPFMERALAEARAAAERGEVPVGAVVVLDGVVIAAAGNRTRELFDVTAHAEVLAIRAAAQSLCDERLSGADLYVTLEPCTLCAAAISFARIRRLYYGAEDPKGGGVDHGARFYSQPTCHHAPDVYSGIAERASAEILTGFFAGRR from the coding sequence ATGCCGGAGACAAATCCATTCATGGAACGGGCGCTTGCCGAGGCGCGTGCCGCAGCGGAACGGGGCGAAGTGCCGGTTGGCGCCGTGGTGGTGCTCGACGGCGTGGTGATCGCTGCGGCGGGCAACCGCACGCGCGAGCTTTTCGATGTCACCGCCCATGCCGAGGTGCTGGCCATTCGCGCCGCCGCGCAAAGCCTTTGCGATGAGCGGCTTTCAGGCGCCGATCTCTATGTAACGCTGGAGCCCTGCACGCTCTGTGCAGCGGCCATTTCCTTCGCCCGCATCCGCAGGCTCTATTACGGGGCGGAAGATCCGAAGGGCGGCGGGGTCGATCACGGGGCGCGATTCTACAGCCAGCCAACCTGCCATCATGCGCCGGATGTCTATTCCGGCATTGCCGAACGGGCTTCCGCCGAAATCCTGACAGGCTTCTTTGCCGGACGCCGCTGA
- a CDS encoding pseudouridine synthase translates to MTIKDKSSRGGKKPAGRAPAKTSRTDKRGEGRPERATDKRSEASGGDARPKRFGKGAAKSFTIGEAGEKKAPRSEGPRRPDRDRAASGERAHSGERAHSGERAHSGERAHSGERGSKSATPGFGRHGSENPETGKRTFGKYASARDGMPFAKKAGKARPFPVRDGASPRPRPAPLETGAGEGAVKAERISKIMARAGVASRRDIERMIMDGRVRLNGEILDTPVVNATMNDVIEVDGVPIRGIERTRLWLYHKPAGLVTTNNDPEGRPTVFENLPADLPRVLSIGRLDINTEGLLLLTNDGGLSRVLELPATGWLRRYRVRAHGEIDQAKLDTLKEGIAVDGVLYGGIDAVLDRQQGHNVWITMGLREGKNREIKNVLGALGLEVNRLIRLSYGPFQLGDIEEGAVVEVRGRMLRDQLGPRLIEESRANFDAPIYDAPAVASDEDEGEAPAAGNRGWEKGVKAERAPAARGERPASSRGERPARPGDRPQGKGFAKSGPAGRGGSGKDRPREEEQSEERRPKRPAMGTSRTANVWMAPGARPIGEKARAGRRGKPEELQARPMQASPDVKGPRVKVNRAAEDKDWIRADAPAESKDEGGFGRKTSFGDKPRGAREDRPRGDRPSGDRPRGERSFGDKPQGDRPRSSAPRGERSFGDRPEGGKPRGDKPRGDRPQGDRPAGKSFGGKPGGGKSFGGKPGGKSFGDRPSGGRPSGGRPSGGKPGGRGPGRG, encoded by the coding sequence ATGACAATCAAAGACAAGTCCAGCCGTGGCGGCAAGAAGCCCGCCGGGCGCGCTCCCGCGAAAACCAGCCGCACCGACAAGAGGGGCGAGGGGCGTCCCGAACGCGCCACCGACAAGCGCAGCGAGGCAAGCGGCGGCGACGCCCGGCCCAAGCGCTTCGGCAAGGGGGCCGCAAAAAGCTTCACCATCGGCGAGGCCGGCGAGAAGAAGGCCCCCCGCAGCGAAGGTCCCCGTCGCCCCGACCGCGACCGCGCGGCTTCTGGCGAGCGGGCCCATTCGGGCGAGCGGGCGCATTCTGGCGAACGGGCCCATTCTGGCGAACGGGCCCATTCTGGCGAACGGGGGAGTAAATCGGCAACCCCCGGCTTCGGTCGGCATGGCTCGGAAAATCCCGAGACCGGCAAGCGCACCTTCGGCAAATATGCGTCCGCAAGGGACGGCATGCCCTTTGCCAAGAAGGCCGGCAAGGCCAGGCCTTTCCCGGTCAGGGACGGCGCATCCCCCCGTCCGAGGCCCGCGCCGCTTGAAACCGGTGCAGGCGAAGGCGCGGTCAAGGCCGAGCGCATTTCGAAGATCATGGCCCGCGCTGGCGTGGCCTCGCGCCGCGACATCGAGCGGATGATCATGGATGGCCGCGTCCGGCTGAATGGCGAGATCCTCGACACGCCCGTCGTCAACGCCACCATGAATGATGTCATCGAGGTCGATGGCGTGCCGATCCGGGGTATCGAGCGCACCCGCCTCTGGCTCTACCACAAGCCCGCCGGTCTGGTGACGACCAACAACGATCCCGAAGGCCGCCCGACGGTCTTTGAAAACCTGCCCGCCGACCTGCCGCGCGTGCTGTCCATCGGCCGTCTCGACATCAATACCGAGGGCCTGCTGCTGCTGACCAATGATGGCGGCCTGTCGCGGGTGCTCGAACTGCCCGCCACCGGCTGGCTGCGACGCTACCGGGTGCGTGCCCATGGCGAGATCGACCAGGCAAAGCTCGACACGCTGAAGGAAGGCATTGCCGTCGACGGCGTGCTCTATGGCGGCATCGATGCGGTGCTGGATCGCCAGCAGGGCCACAATGTCTGGATCACCATGGGGCTTCGCGAAGGCAAGAACCGCGAGATCAAGAATGTCCTCGGCGCGCTCGGCCTTGAGGTCAACCGGCTGATTCGCCTGTCCTATGGCCCGTTCCAGCTCGGCGACATCGAGGAAGGGGCGGTGGTGGAAGTGCGCGGACGGATGCTGCGCGACCAGCTCGGCCCCCGCCTGATCGAGGAATCCCGCGCCAATTTCGATGCGCCGATCTATGATGCGCCTGCCGTTGCCAGCGACGAGGACGAGGGGGAAGCCCCCGCGGCCGGCAATCGCGGCTGGGAAAAGGGCGTCAAGGCCGAGCGTGCACCCGCTGCGCGGGGCGAACGTCCGGCCAGCTCGCGGGGCGAGCGACCGGCCCGGCCCGGCGACCGCCCGCAGGGCAAGGGTTTTGCCAAATCCGGCCCCGCTGGTCGCGGCGGTTCGGGCAAGGACCGGCCACGGGAAGAGGAACAGTCGGAAGAGCGCCGTCCGAAGCGCCCGGCCATGGGCACCAGCCGCACCGCCAATGTCTGGATGGCTCCCGGAGCCCGCCCGATTGGCGAAAAGGCCCGCGCCGGTCGCCGTGGCAAGCCGGAAGAGCTGCAGGCGCGCCCGATGCAGGCTTCGCCCGATGTCAAGGGTCCCCGCGTCAAGGTCAATCGCGCCGCCGAGGACAAGGACTGGATTCGCGCCGACGCCCCCGCCGAGAGCAAAGACGAGGGCGGCTTTGGCCGCAAGACATCCTTTGGCGACAAGCCGCGTGGCGCCCGCGAGGATCGCCCCCGTGGCGACCGGCCTTCGGGTGACCGTCCGCGCGGCGAACGTTCGTTTGGCGACAAGCCCCAGGGTGACCGTCCGAGGAGCAGCGCTCCCCGTGGCGAGCGTTCCTTCGGTGACCGGCCGGAAGGTGGCAAGCCCCGGGGTGACAAGCCCAGGGGTGACCGGCCGCAGGGCGACCGGCCCGCAGGCAAATCCTTTGGCGGCAAGCCCGGCGGTGGCAAGTCCTTCGGCGGCAAGCCGGGTGGCAAGTCGTTCGGCGACCGTCCTTCCGGCGGACGTCCTTCGGGTGGCCGCCCCTCCGGCGGCAAGCCGGGTGGCCGGGGTCCGGGCAGGGGCTAA
- the rsmD gene encoding 16S rRNA (guanine(966)-N(2))-methyltransferase RsmD: MRIVGGEFRGRPLATPKTSAIRPTTDRTRESLFNILNHAYPEVFGGGRVMDLFAGTGAVGLEALSRGARYGLFVESSVEGRGLLWQNIESFGLTGRARMMRRDATDLGPVGTLEPFHMVFADPPYAQGLGEKALASAHQGGWLKAGALVIVEERADITLHMIAAFRFLEERTFGDTKMHFFRYQPE; the protein is encoded by the coding sequence ATGCGCATCGTTGGCGGTGAATTTCGCGGGCGTCCGCTCGCGACCCCGAAGACATCGGCGATCCGGCCCACCACCGACCGGACTCGCGAAAGCCTGTTCAACATCCTCAACCACGCCTATCCCGAGGTTTTCGGGGGCGGGCGGGTGATGGACCTGTTTGCAGGCACCGGCGCTGTCGGTCTCGAGGCGCTGTCGCGTGGCGCGCGATATGGCCTCTTCGTCGAAAGCAGCGTCGAGGGCCGGGGCCTGCTCTGGCAGAATATCGAAAGCTTCGGTCTCACCGGCCGGGCGCGGATGATGCGCCGCGATGCGACCGATCTCGGCCCCGTCGGCACGCTCGAACCCTTTCACATGGTTTTCGCAGATCCGCCCTATGCTCAGGGACTGGGGGAAAAGGCGCTTGCCTCGGCACACCAGGGCGGCTGGCTGAAAGCCGGTGCCCTTGTTATCGTCGAGGAACGTGCCGATATTACCCTGCATATGATCGCCGCCTTCCGCTTCCTGGAGGAACGGACATTCGGCGATACCAAAATGCATTTCTTCCGCTACCAGCCGGAGTAG
- a CDS encoding patatin-like phospholipase family protein, producing the protein MSLAQTTEPAPPIVASPTVAIAFGGGGARGLAHIHVIEVLDELGLTPTAIAGASIGAIMGVGMAAGMSGLEIREHTLSALGNPANVMNRLWSLRPQTMKAAMSGGFRMGQFNLQRLLPAFLPERVPALFEDLKIPLHVSATDYYGQAERVMTEGEIIRALAASAAIPALFMPVMIDGRVMIDGGIFNPVPYGHLDGLADIVIGIDVVGGPQGDGSHIPNRIDSLFGASQLMMQSNIAMRLKLKAPDIFLRPAVNRFRVLDFLKARQILDESAGIRDDLRRALDAAFERRARG; encoded by the coding sequence ATGAGCCTTGCCCAGACCACTGAACCTGCTCCCCCCATAGTCGCATCGCCCACCGTTGCCATCGCCTTTGGTGGCGGCGGCGCGCGGGGGCTTGCCCATATCCATGTCATCGAGGTGCTGGATGAACTGGGCCTGACCCCGACGGCCATCGCCGGGGCCTCTATCGGCGCGATCATGGGTGTCGGCATGGCGGCGGGGATGTCCGGGCTCGAGATCCGCGAGCACACGCTGTCGGCGCTCGGCAATCCCGCCAATGTGATGAACCGGCTGTGGAGCCTGCGCCCGCAGACCATGAAGGCGGCGATGTCCGGCGGTTTCCGGATGGGCCAGTTCAATTTGCAGCGCCTCCTCCCGGCCTTCCTGCCGGAGCGCGTTCCCGCCCTGTTTGAGGATCTGAAGATCCCGCTGCATGTCTCGGCGACCGATTACTACGGGCAGGCCGAACGGGTGATGACAGAGGGCGAGATCATCCGCGCCCTTGCCGCCAGTGCCGCCATTCCGGCACTGTTCATGCCGGTGATGATCGACGGCAGGGTGATGATCGATGGCGGCATCTTCAATCCCGTCCCCTATGGCCATCTCGACGGCCTTGCCGATATCGTCATCGGCATCGACGTGGTCGGCGGCCCGCAGGGCGACGGCAGCCATATCCCGAACCGCATCGACAGCCTGTTCGGGGCGAGCCAGCTGATGATGCAATCCAACATCGCCATGCGCCTGAAGCTGAAAGCGCCCGACATCTTCCTGCGCCCCGCCGTCAACCGCTTTCGCGTGCTGGATTTCCTGAAGGCCCGCCAGATTCTCGACGAATCCGCCGGTATCCGCGACGACCTCAGGCGGGCGCTGGATGCGGCATTCGAAAGACGCGCGAGGGGGTAA
- a CDS encoding acetolactate synthase large subunit — protein sequence MNGAEILVNTLLAGGVDVCFANPGTSEMHFVAALDSYPRMRCVLGLHECVVTGAADGYFRMAKKPASTLLHLGPGLANGLSNLHNAMKASSGIVNVVGDHASWHLQYDAPLTSDVDGIARPLSTWLKRARSADDVARHAAEAIDAARSKPPGIATLILPGDAAWNEAENPVHFPENLSGPGAGRAYLRPKSDAVYAAAKALLGGEPVALFLGGEALQGEALEAIGRIVAKTGAKPFSQTFSARIERGAGRASAARLPYPVDAAVEALKPFRHVITVQANPPVGFFAYPGKPSQLADPEAAIVSLCTLSEDPVAALEALAEAVGAARTEPRREIRRAQALPTGPLNPLTIAEALAVFIPENAVVVDESITTGLNSYALTAGAAPHDWLQNMGGSIGFAPPVATGAAIACPDRKVLCITGDGSAMYSLQALWTQAREGLDVTTLIFANRTYQILKTEFAGVGAGSPGPSALDMMDIDRPDLDWVRLGEGMGVPSVRVTTAEELCTALGRSLSCGGPSLIEVVL from the coding sequence ATGAATGGCGCGGAAATATTGGTCAATACGCTGCTGGCGGGCGGGGTCGATGTCTGTTTTGCCAATCCAGGTACATCCGAGATGCATTTCGTTGCCGCGCTCGACAGCTATCCCCGGATGCGCTGCGTGCTGGGCCTGCATGAATGCGTGGTGACGGGGGCGGCGGATGGCTATTTCCGCATGGCGAAAAAGCCGGCCTCGACGCTGCTGCATCTCGGCCCCGGCCTCGCCAACGGGCTTTCCAACCTGCACAATGCGATGAAGGCCAGTTCCGGCATCGTCAATGTGGTGGGCGATCACGCCAGCTGGCACCTGCAATATGATGCACCGCTGACCAGCGATGTCGATGGCATTGCCCGGCCGCTCTCGACCTGGCTGAAGCGGGCGCGCTCCGCCGATGACGTGGCCCGCCATGCCGCCGAGGCCATCGATGCGGCACGGTCGAAGCCGCCGGGAATTGCCACCCTGATCCTGCCCGGCGATGCGGCCTGGAACGAGGCGGAAAACCCGGTGCATTTTCCCGAAAATCTCAGCGGTCCCGGGGCGGGCCGGGCCTATCTGCGGCCGAAATCCGACGCCGTCTACGCGGCGGCAAAGGCGTTGCTCGGCGGCGAGCCGGTGGCGCTGTTTCTGGGCGGCGAGGCGCTGCAGGGCGAAGCGCTGGAGGCGATTGGCCGGATTGTCGCAAAGACCGGGGCAAAGCCCTTCAGCCAGACCTTCAGCGCCCGGATCGAGCGCGGTGCCGGAAGGGCGTCCGCCGCCCGGCTTCCCTATCCGGTCGATGCCGCCGTCGAGGCGCTGAAACCCTTCCGGCATGTGATCACCGTGCAGGCCAATCCGCCGGTCGGCTTCTTTGCCTATCCCGGCAAGCCGAGCCAGCTTGCCGATCCCGAAGCCGCAATCGTCTCGCTCTGCACCCTGTCGGAAGATCCGGTCGCAGCCCTTGAGGCGCTGGCTGAGGCGGTGGGGGCGGCAAGGACCGAGCCACGCCGCGAGATCCGCCGGGCGCAGGCGCTGCCGACCGGGCCGCTCAATCCGCTGACGATTGCCGAGGCGCTCGCCGTCTTCATTCCGGAAAATGCCGTTGTTGTCGACGAATCCATCACCACAGGCCTCAATTCCTACGCGCTGACCGCCGGTGCGGCCCCGCATGACTGGCTGCAGAACATGGGCGGATCAATCGGCTTTGCGCCGCCGGTTGCTACCGGTGCGGCGATTGCCTGCCCGGACCGCAAGGTGCTCTGCATCACCGGCGACGGCAGCGCGATGTATTCCCTTCAGGCGCTCTGGACCCAGGCCCGCGAAGGGCTCGATGTCACCACGCTGATCTTTGCCAACCGCACCTACCAGATCCTGAAGACCGAATTTGCCGGTGTCGGCGCGGGCAGTCCCGGCCCGAGCGCGCTCGACATGATGGATATCGACCGGCCTGATCTCGACTGGGTCAGGCTCGGCGAGGGCATGGGCGTGCCCTCCGTCCGGGTGACGACGGCAGAAGAGCTCTGCACGGCACTGGGCCGGTCGCTGTCCTGCGGCGGTCCGTCGCTGATCGAGGTCGTGCTCTGA